In the genome of Populus alba chromosome 11, ASM523922v2, whole genome shotgun sequence, one region contains:
- the LOC140954159 gene encoding uncharacterized protein isoform X6, with product MQKMFVISRWCHPFPWKFGDRSPTREGSNAILLGAETLRGLYPVETFSTVGRICAEGMICIGQKHFQKALELLHNAFSLLNESPRIQTVVAALASDPNVWNAVWENKALQELLQSQNANKEYVADNESVGDTDSQDAAVSSKKLTELSDDENETGNSQTGLMDVINNVKLTVVDMVTNVSAYFKKIFSFSSAEHTPDAADEKAGSSTTEKTLGASLMALAVMVIMVVVLRRP from the exons ATGCAGAAGATGTTCGTCAT AAGCAGATGGTGTCATCCTTTCCCGTGGAAATTTGGGGATAGATCTCCCACCAGAGAAG GGAGTAATGCAATTCTTCTAGGTGCAGAGACCTTGCGAGGACTGTATCCAGTGGAGACCTTCTCTACTGTTGGGAGAATTTGTGCCGAG GGGATGATATGTATTGGACAAAAGCATTTTCAGAAAGCACTGGAGCTTCTTCACAAT GCATTTTCATTGCTTAATGAAAGTCCTAGAATTCAG ACTGTGGTTGCTGCCCTTGCCTCTGATCCAAATGTCTGGAATGCAGTTTGGGAAAACAAAGCCCTTCAGGAATTGCTCCAGTCACAGAATGCAA ATAAGGAATATGTTGCAGATAATGAGTCTGTTGGAGATACTGACTCTCAGGATGCAGCAGTTTCTTCAAAGAAGCTCACAGAATTATCTGACGATGAAAATGAAACTGGAAACTCTCAAACTGGGCTCATGGATGTCATCAATAACGTTAAGCTTACTGTGGTTGACATGGTGACAAATGTATCTGCTTACTTTAAGAAGATTTTTAGCTTTTCATCCGCAGAGCACACACCCGATGCCGCAGATGAAAAGGCCGGATCATCTACCACTGAGAAGACCCTGGGAGCCTCTCTCATGGCTTTGGCAGTGATGGTCATAATGGTGGTTGTGCTGAGGCGCCCTTAA
- the LOC140954159 gene encoding uncharacterized protein isoform X7 codes for MQKMFVIWCHPFPWKFGDRSPTREGSNAILLGAETLRGLYPVETFSTVGRICAEGMICIGQKHFQKALELLHNAFSLLNESPRIQTVVAALASDPNVWNAVWENKALQELLQSQNANKEYVADNESVGDTDSQDAAVSSKKLTELSDDENETGNSQTGLMDVINNVKLTVVDMVTNVSAYFKKIFSFSSAEHTPDAADEKAGSSTTEKTLGASLMALAVMVIMVVVLRRP; via the exons ATGCAGAAGATGTTCGTCAT ATGGTGTCATCCTTTCCCGTGGAAATTTGGGGATAGATCTCCCACCAGAGAAG GGAGTAATGCAATTCTTCTAGGTGCAGAGACCTTGCGAGGACTGTATCCAGTGGAGACCTTCTCTACTGTTGGGAGAATTTGTGCCGAG GGGATGATATGTATTGGACAAAAGCATTTTCAGAAAGCACTGGAGCTTCTTCACAAT GCATTTTCATTGCTTAATGAAAGTCCTAGAATTCAG ACTGTGGTTGCTGCCCTTGCCTCTGATCCAAATGTCTGGAATGCAGTTTGGGAAAACAAAGCCCTTCAGGAATTGCTCCAGTCACAGAATGCAA ATAAGGAATATGTTGCAGATAATGAGTCTGTTGGAGATACTGACTCTCAGGATGCAGCAGTTTCTTCAAAGAAGCTCACAGAATTATCTGACGATGAAAATGAAACTGGAAACTCTCAAACTGGGCTCATGGATGTCATCAATAACGTTAAGCTTACTGTGGTTGACATGGTGACAAATGTATCTGCTTACTTTAAGAAGATTTTTAGCTTTTCATCCGCAGAGCACACACCCGATGCCGCAGATGAAAAGGCCGGATCATCTACCACTGAGAAGACCCTGGGAGCCTCTCTCATGGCTTTGGCAGTGATGGTCATAATGGTGGTTGTGCTGAGGCGCCCTTAA
- the LOC140954159 gene encoding uncharacterized protein isoform X3, with protein sequence MQQNSLNCYNHTTLLYHQSFFCRFYFSYTYHALSGITLWLLEAIKKVFLFQKTVVFKCNMAGKPAVVTLVVDSMTENLRPPRAEAPDVANAILDGSNAILLGAETLRGLYPVETFSTVGRICAEAFSLLNESPRIQTVVAALASDPNVWNAVWENKALQELLQSQNANKEYVADNESVGDTDSQDAAVSSKKLTELSDDENETGNSQTGLMDVINNVKLTVVDMVTNVSAYFKKIFSFSSAEHTPDAADEKAGSSTTEKTLGASLMALAVMVIMVVVLRRP encoded by the exons ATGCAGCAAAATTCTTTAAACTGTTACAACCATACAACATTGCTGTATCATCAATCTTTCTTTTGTAGGTTCTATTTTTCGTATACATATCATGCTTTAAGTGGGATAACTTTGTGGCTTTTGGAGGCCATTAAAAAG GTGTTTCTGTTTCAAAAAACTGTTGTTTTTAAGTGCAACATGGCTGGAAAACCTGCTGTGGTTACTCTTGTTGTGGATAGTATGACAGAGAATTTGAGACCTCCTCGTGCAGAAGCACCTGATGTTGCCAATGCAATATTGGATG GGAGTAATGCAATTCTTCTAGGTGCAGAGACCTTGCGAGGACTGTATCCAGTGGAGACCTTCTCTACTGTTGGGAGAATTTGTGCCGAG GCATTTTCATTGCTTAATGAAAGTCCTAGAATTCAG ACTGTGGTTGCTGCCCTTGCCTCTGATCCAAATGTCTGGAATGCAGTTTGGGAAAACAAAGCCCTTCAGGAATTGCTCCAGTCACAGAATGCAA ATAAGGAATATGTTGCAGATAATGAGTCTGTTGGAGATACTGACTCTCAGGATGCAGCAGTTTCTTCAAAGAAGCTCACAGAATTATCTGACGATGAAAATGAAACTGGAAACTCTCAAACTGGGCTCATGGATGTCATCAATAACGTTAAGCTTACTGTGGTTGACATGGTGACAAATGTATCTGCTTACTTTAAGAAGATTTTTAGCTTTTCATCCGCAGAGCACACACCCGATGCCGCAGATGAAAAGGCCGGATCATCTACCACTGAGAAGACCCTGGGAGCCTCTCTCATGGCTTTGGCAGTGATGGTCATAATGGTGGTTGTGCTGAGGCGCCCTTAA
- the LOC140954159 gene encoding uncharacterized protein isoform X1, translating to MQQNSLNCYNHTTLLYHQSFFCRFYFSYTYHALSGITLWLLEAIKKVFLFQKTVVFKCNMAGKPAVVTLVVDSMTENLRPPRAEAPDVANAILDGSNAILLGAETLRGLYPVETFSTVGRICAEGMICIGQKHFQKALELLHNAFSLLNESPRIQTVVAALASDPNVWNAVWENKALQELLQSQNANKEYVADNESVGDTDSQDAAVSSKKLTELSDDENETGNSQTGLMDVINNVKLTVVDMVTNVSAYFKKIFSFSSAEHTPDAADEKAGSSTTEKTLGASLMALAVMVIMVVVLRRP from the exons ATGCAGCAAAATTCTTTAAACTGTTACAACCATACAACATTGCTGTATCATCAATCTTTCTTTTGTAGGTTCTATTTTTCGTATACATATCATGCTTTAAGTGGGATAACTTTGTGGCTTTTGGAGGCCATTAAAAAG GTGTTTCTGTTTCAAAAAACTGTTGTTTTTAAGTGCAACATGGCTGGAAAACCTGCTGTGGTTACTCTTGTTGTGGATAGTATGACAGAGAATTTGAGACCTCCTCGTGCAGAAGCACCTGATGTTGCCAATGCAATATTGGATG GGAGTAATGCAATTCTTCTAGGTGCAGAGACCTTGCGAGGACTGTATCCAGTGGAGACCTTCTCTACTGTTGGGAGAATTTGTGCCGAG GGGATGATATGTATTGGACAAAAGCATTTTCAGAAAGCACTGGAGCTTCTTCACAAT GCATTTTCATTGCTTAATGAAAGTCCTAGAATTCAG ACTGTGGTTGCTGCCCTTGCCTCTGATCCAAATGTCTGGAATGCAGTTTGGGAAAACAAAGCCCTTCAGGAATTGCTCCAGTCACAGAATGCAA ATAAGGAATATGTTGCAGATAATGAGTCTGTTGGAGATACTGACTCTCAGGATGCAGCAGTTTCTTCAAAGAAGCTCACAGAATTATCTGACGATGAAAATGAAACTGGAAACTCTCAAACTGGGCTCATGGATGTCATCAATAACGTTAAGCTTACTGTGGTTGACATGGTGACAAATGTATCTGCTTACTTTAAGAAGATTTTTAGCTTTTCATCCGCAGAGCACACACCCGATGCCGCAGATGAAAAGGCCGGATCATCTACCACTGAGAAGACCCTGGGAGCCTCTCTCATGGCTTTGGCAGTGATGGTCATAATGGTGGTTGTGCTGAGGCGCCCTTAA
- the LOC140954159 gene encoding pyruvate kinase-like isoform X2: protein MHFFHGLTYFDEILQEADGVILSRGNLGIDLPPEKVFLFQKTVVFKCNMAGKPAVVTLVVDSMTENLRPPRAEAPDVANAILDGSNAILLGAETLRGLYPVETFSTVGRICAEGMICIGQKHFQKALELLHNAFSLLNESPRIQTVVAALASDPNVWNAVWENKALQELLQSQNANKEYVADNESVGDTDSQDAAVSSKKLTELSDDENETGNSQTGLMDVINNVKLTVVDMVTNVSAYFKKIFSFSSAEHTPDAADEKAGSSTTEKTLGASLMALAVMVIMVVVLRRP, encoded by the exons ATGCATTTCTTTCATGGATTAACTTATTTTGATGAGATCCTACAAGAAGCAGATGGTGTCATCCTTTCCCGTGGAAATTTGGGGATAGATCTCCCACCAGAGAAG GTGTTTCTGTTTCAAAAAACTGTTGTTTTTAAGTGCAACATGGCTGGAAAACCTGCTGTGGTTACTCTTGTTGTGGATAGTATGACAGAGAATTTGAGACCTCCTCGTGCAGAAGCACCTGATGTTGCCAATGCAATATTGGATG GGAGTAATGCAATTCTTCTAGGTGCAGAGACCTTGCGAGGACTGTATCCAGTGGAGACCTTCTCTACTGTTGGGAGAATTTGTGCCGAG GGGATGATATGTATTGGACAAAAGCATTTTCAGAAAGCACTGGAGCTTCTTCACAAT GCATTTTCATTGCTTAATGAAAGTCCTAGAATTCAG ACTGTGGTTGCTGCCCTTGCCTCTGATCCAAATGTCTGGAATGCAGTTTGGGAAAACAAAGCCCTTCAGGAATTGCTCCAGTCACAGAATGCAA ATAAGGAATATGTTGCAGATAATGAGTCTGTTGGAGATACTGACTCTCAGGATGCAGCAGTTTCTTCAAAGAAGCTCACAGAATTATCTGACGATGAAAATGAAACTGGAAACTCTCAAACTGGGCTCATGGATGTCATCAATAACGTTAAGCTTACTGTGGTTGACATGGTGACAAATGTATCTGCTTACTTTAAGAAGATTTTTAGCTTTTCATCCGCAGAGCACACACCCGATGCCGCAGATGAAAAGGCCGGATCATCTACCACTGAGAAGACCCTGGGAGCCTCTCTCATGGCTTTGGCAGTGATGGTCATAATGGTGGTTGTGCTGAGGCGCCCTTAA
- the LOC140954159 gene encoding uncharacterized protein isoform X5 — MAGKPAVVTLVVDSMTENLRPPRAEAPDVANAILDGSNAILLGAETLRGLYPVETFSTVGRICAEGMICIGQKHFQKALELLHNAFSLLNESPRIQTVVAALASDPNVWNAVWENKALQELLQSQNANKEYVADNESVGDTDSQDAAVSSKKLTELSDDENETGNSQTGLMDVINNVKLTVVDMVTNVSAYFKKIFSFSSAEHTPDAADEKAGSSTTEKTLGASLMALAVMVIMVVVLRRP; from the exons ATGGCTGGAAAACCTGCTGTGGTTACTCTTGTTGTGGATAGTATGACAGAGAATTTGAGACCTCCTCGTGCAGAAGCACCTGATGTTGCCAATGCAATATTGGATG GGAGTAATGCAATTCTTCTAGGTGCAGAGACCTTGCGAGGACTGTATCCAGTGGAGACCTTCTCTACTGTTGGGAGAATTTGTGCCGAG GGGATGATATGTATTGGACAAAAGCATTTTCAGAAAGCACTGGAGCTTCTTCACAAT GCATTTTCATTGCTTAATGAAAGTCCTAGAATTCAG ACTGTGGTTGCTGCCCTTGCCTCTGATCCAAATGTCTGGAATGCAGTTTGGGAAAACAAAGCCCTTCAGGAATTGCTCCAGTCACAGAATGCAA ATAAGGAATATGTTGCAGATAATGAGTCTGTTGGAGATACTGACTCTCAGGATGCAGCAGTTTCTTCAAAGAAGCTCACAGAATTATCTGACGATGAAAATGAAACTGGAAACTCTCAAACTGGGCTCATGGATGTCATCAATAACGTTAAGCTTACTGTGGTTGACATGGTGACAAATGTATCTGCTTACTTTAAGAAGATTTTTAGCTTTTCATCCGCAGAGCACACACCCGATGCCGCAGATGAAAAGGCCGGATCATCTACCACTGAGAAGACCCTGGGAGCCTCTCTCATGGCTTTGGCAGTGATGGTCATAATGGTGGTTGTGCTGAGGCGCCCTTAA
- the LOC140954159 gene encoding uncharacterized protein isoform X4 has translation MQQNSLNCYNHTTLLYHQSFFCRFYFSYTYHALSGITLWLLEAIKKVFLFQKTVVFKCNMAGKPAVVTLVVDSMTENLRPPRAEAPDVANAILDGSNAILLGAETLRGLYPVETFSTVGRICAEGMICIGQKHFQKALELLHNAFSLLNESPRIQTVVAALASDPNVWNAVWENKALQELLQSQNIRNMLQIMSLLEILTLRMQQFLQRSSQNYLTMKMKLETLKLGSWMSSITLSLLWLTW, from the exons ATGCAGCAAAATTCTTTAAACTGTTACAACCATACAACATTGCTGTATCATCAATCTTTCTTTTGTAGGTTCTATTTTTCGTATACATATCATGCTTTAAGTGGGATAACTTTGTGGCTTTTGGAGGCCATTAAAAAG GTGTTTCTGTTTCAAAAAACTGTTGTTTTTAAGTGCAACATGGCTGGAAAACCTGCTGTGGTTACTCTTGTTGTGGATAGTATGACAGAGAATTTGAGACCTCCTCGTGCAGAAGCACCTGATGTTGCCAATGCAATATTGGATG GGAGTAATGCAATTCTTCTAGGTGCAGAGACCTTGCGAGGACTGTATCCAGTGGAGACCTTCTCTACTGTTGGGAGAATTTGTGCCGAG GGGATGATATGTATTGGACAAAAGCATTTTCAGAAAGCACTGGAGCTTCTTCACAAT GCATTTTCATTGCTTAATGAAAGTCCTAGAATTCAG ACTGTGGTTGCTGCCCTTGCCTCTGATCCAAATGTCTGGAATGCAGTTTGGGAAAACAAAGCCCTTCAGGAATTGCTCCAGTCACAGAAT ATAAGGAATATGTTGCAGATAATGAGTCTGTTGGAGATACTGACTCTCAGGATGCAGCAGTTTCTTCAAAGAAGCTCACAGAATTATCTGACGATGAAAATGAAACTGGAAACTCTCAAACTGGGCTCATGGATGTCATCAATAACGTTAAGCTTACTGTGGTTGACATGGTGA